A DNA window from Helianthus annuus cultivar XRQ/B chromosome 15, HanXRQr2.0-SUNRISE, whole genome shotgun sequence contains the following coding sequences:
- the LOC110895562 gene encoding uncharacterized protein LOC110895562, translating to MQSTSRAEAERLLGIAEKLLQSKDLNGSRDFAHLAQETEPLLDGSDQILAVVDVLLAAEKQIHNQPNWYAVLQLDGRQNDDELIKRQYRKLALLLHPDKNKFPFADSAFKLVADAWAVVSDPERKSAYDSKLFAFEKVDLEKEKQKQNQRSETTPIMQRDKIPVRRNPADGGTTAANQTETTATATATATETTAKVNIWTACPYCYNLYEYPKIYEGCCLRCANCKRAFQAVAIPPASLPQTIPGKEAYYCCWSYFPMGFAMANSETAKSLTIPNWMPPIVPTNVKAWPVADSLPNGSSVPLAEPGEAIAAFTTLVAPPKPILQKTTVAPPKPTSTPPTAGATVPRKRGRPRKSSLP from the coding sequence ATGCAATCAACAAGCAGAGCAGAGGCGGAGCGGTTACTCGGAATCGCCGAAAAACTCCTTCAATCCAAAGACCTCAACGGCTCTCGAGACTTCGCTCATCTCGCTCAGGAAACCGAGCCTTTACTCGACGGTTCCGATCAGATCTTAGCCGTCGTCGACGTCCTCCTCGCCGCCGAGAAGCAGATCCACAATCAACCGAACTGGTACGCCGTTCTCCAACTCGACGGCCGGCAAAACGACGACGAATTGATCAAACGCCAGTACCGCAAACTAGCTCTTCTTCTTCATCCAGATAAGAACAAGTTTCCGTTCGCCGATTCTGCTTTCAAACTTGTGGCGGACGCCTGGGCGGTTGTTTCAGACCCGGAGCGTAAATCGGCGTACGATAGCAAGCTGTTTGCGTTTGAAAAAGTAGATCTGGAGAAAGAGAAACAGAAACAGAATCAGAGATCTGAAACAACGCCGATCATGCAGCGCGATAAGATTCCGGTGAGAAGGAATCCGGCGGACGGCGGAACAACGGCGGCGAATCAGACGGAAACAActgcaacagcaacagcaacagcgaCGGAAACAACGGCGAAGGTGAATATATGGACGGCGTGTCCGTACTGTTATAACTTGTATGAATATCCTAAAATCTACGAAGGATGTTGTTTGAGATGTGCGAATTGTAAACGAGCGTTTCAGGCGGTGGCGATACCTCCGGCGTCGTTACCGCAGACGATTCCAGGTAAGGAAGCGTATTATTGTTGCTGGAGTTATTTTCCGATGGGATTCGCGATGGCGAACAGTGAGACGGCGAAATCTCTGACGATACCTAACTGGATGCCGCCGATTGTTCCGACGAATGTTAAAGCGTGGCCGGTGGCTGATTCGTTGCCGAACGGTAGTAGTGTGCCGTTGGCGGAGCCTGGTGAGGCTATTGCTGCCTTTACGACGCTGGTAGCTCCGCCGAAGCCGATTTTGCAGAAGACGACGGTGGCTCCGCCGAAACCGACGTCGACGCCACCGACTGCCGGAGCTACGGTTCCGAGAAAGAGAGGTAGGCCGAGGAAGAGTTCGCTGCCGTAG